A part of Arachis hypogaea cultivar Tifrunner chromosome 12, arahy.Tifrunner.gnm2.J5K5, whole genome shotgun sequence genomic DNA contains:
- the LOC112727815 gene encoding serine/threonine-protein kinase ATG1c isoform X5, with amino-acid sequence MAPEIMQLQKYDAKADLWSVGAILFQLVIGRTPFTGNNQIQLLQNIMKSTELVFPSDCQSLSSDCKDLCQKLLRRNPVERLTFEEFFNHPFLSEKQPEQIELLRNRSSSRLVGGFSSAESDPLRKTEENYQEDCLPFFLDDDSSGLEGSPSFSKKSSIKSTIGFDLSTKLDKPEPASPVANNINYTSRYSSVTQRPESTTKRLDNPKVSGRNLTGPLEPLEQRFTDSHSKVADSLENIDQDYVLVSGPPIDVSSSSVSASKPSHSPFKSSSLPQESSKTITRLSAPMPIVGVSTSSTCQIGSSESQDSAPGTSHGSMDTGDEQPSGHCMTRIKSLQQCASAITELVNEKMESGKPLEAFSVQLVILAIWKQALHICHTRAASAMEGSPNQETLRYRRTASKKHGSSDSEECFDGNTQGSKDMLAQIESEFLKEFEHAEELAKAIEPGNTEMPDAMETIFQSALAFGKHGGVEELMGDMESAAALYSKAVRLLLFLLVEAPSLILNPPFSLTNSDRYRLRNYIDILNNRQGYSRSQRMTLLKCDDSRGIFKEKF; translated from the exons ATGGCTCCAGAAATCATGCAACTACAGAAGTATGATGCCAAG GCAGATCTCTGGAGTGTTGGTGCAATCTTATTTCAGCTTGTAATAGGAAGAACACCTTTTACCGGAAACAATCAAATACAG TTGCTACAGAACATTATGAAATCAACAGAATTGGTATTCCCATCTGATTGCCAAAGTCTCAGTTCTGACTGCAAAGATTTGTGTCAGAAATTGCTACGCCGAAATCCAG TGGAACGTCTTACTTTTGAAGAATTCTTTAACCATCCATTCCTTTCTGAGAAGCAACCAGAACAGATTGAACTGTTGAG GAATAGAAGTTCGTCAAGGCTGGTAGGTGGATTTAGTTCAGCAGAATCTGACCCTTTAAGAAAGACTGAGGAAAATTATCAAGAGGATTGCTTACCATTCTTTCTAGATGATGATTCTAGTGGTCTTGAGGGGAGTCCTTCCTTTTCAAAGAAGTCTTCAATCAAGTCTACCATTGGATTTGATCTAAGTACAAAACTAGATAAACCAGAGCCAGCATCTCCTGTTGCTAACAACATAAATTATACCTCCAGATACAGTAGTGTAACACAGAGACCTGAAAGCACGACTAAAAGATTGGACAACCCTAAAGTATCAGGAAGAAATCTCACTGGTCCTTTAGAACCTCTAGAACAAAGATTTACCGATTCTCATTCAAAAG TTGCAGATTCCCTGGAGAATATTGATCAAGATTATGTTCTTGTGTCTGGGCCCCCTATTGATGTGTCTTCATCTTCAGTGAGTGCTTCAAAGCCAAGCCATTCCCCATTTAAGTCAAGCAGTCTTCCTCAAGAGTCTTCAAAAACAATCACTAGATTAAGTGCTCCAATGCCAATTGTTGGAGTTTCTACCAGTAGCACATGCCAGATTGGAAGCTCAGAAAGTCAGGACTCTGCTCCTGGGACATCACATGGATCAATGGATACAGGTGATGAACAGCCGTCAGGCCATTGCATGACAAGGATTAAATCATTGCAACAGTGTGCATCTGCCATCACAGAATTAGTTAATGAAAAG ATGGAGTCAGGAAAGCCGCTAGAAGCATTTTCTGTTCAGCTTGTAATTCTTGCCATTTGGAAGCAAGCACTGCATATATGCCATACACGAGCTGCCTCAGCTATGGAAGGTAGTCCAAATCAAGAAACTTTAAGATACAGGAGGACTGCCAGCAAGAAGCATGGTAGTTCTGATTCAGAAGAATGCTTTGACGGAAACACCCAAGGGTCTAAGGATATGCTAGCTCAAATTGAAAGTGAGTTTCTGAAGGAATTTGAGCATGCTGAAGAACTTGCCAAAgccattgaacctg GAAACACAGAGATGCCAGATGCAATGGAGACAATTTTTCAATCTGCCCTTGCTTTTGGGAAACATGGGGGT GTGGAAGAGCTCATGGGAGACATGGAAAGTGCAGCTGCATTGTATTCGAAGGCAGTCCGTCTCTTACTCTTCCTACTAGTTGAAGCACCatccttgattctcaatcctcCATTCTCTCTGACCAACTCGGACCGTTACAGGCTACGGAATTACATCGATATTCTCAATAACAGGCAAGGCTATTCGAGATCGCAGCGGATGACACTTCTGAAATGTGATGACAGTCGAGGCATCTTCAAAGAAAAGTTTTAG